The genomic window CGTCTTAGAGCATTACAACTCCGAAGTACGGGCTACGCAAAATGTAGACCCGCTGTTAAATAATGGCAGATTGGGCATTGCATTATCTGTAAATGATAAAACAAAAATTACAGCATTCTTAAACACGCTTAACGATGAAGACTTCATCAACGATAAACTTTTAGCAGAACAATAATGAATTTTAAGAAAATAATCATTACGGCCTTAATAGTCTCTCCACTCAGTTTGTTTGCTTGCGATATTTGCGGCTGTGGTGTGGGTAGTTACTACATCGGCATTTTGCCAGAATACAACAAACGTTTCATCGGCTTAAGGTACCAACACAAGCTATTGCAAACACATTTAGGTCCGCAGGGAAACGTTACACCACTAACTACTGATGAAACTTACCAAAGCGCTGAACTTTGGGGCGGCTGGAATTTAGGAAAGAAGTTTAGAGTATTGGCCTTTGTACCTTACAATTTCAATGAACGTACTTCGCAAGCTAGCTCTGGCTCAAAAAGTGGTTTGGGAGATATTGCATTGATGGGCTACTACAACCTCTTTACTAAAAGTAAAAGTTTTGACAGTAAGTTGCTGGTGCATTCGCTTTGGTTAGGGGCTGGTGTAAAAGCTCCGACCGGTAAATACGAGCCTAGCGAACGTTTGGCAGTAACAGAAACTCCAAATAATTTCCAACTAGGAACAGCCAGTACAGACTTTACGGTAAACGCCGCTTACGATGTTCGCTTGAACGATTTGGGCGTAAATCTTAATGCCAATTACAAAATCAATACCGCTAACCAATATGAATATCGTTATGGAAATAAGCTAACTACCAATGCGTTAATGTACTATAAATTTAGGTTGTTCCATCAATTAACCTTTGCTCCTAACGTAGGTATTTTGTACGAAACCGCTGATAAAGACATCGAAAATAACAAATATGAGGTAGCTGTATCTGGTGGACATTCGGCCTCATTGGTCACTGGTTTTGAGTTAGCAATGAGTAAATTTTCGTTAGGGGCTAATTATCAAACAATTGTTTCACAAGAATTAGCAGGCAAACGAGCCAAAGCGGGCAACCGATTAATGGTTCATTTTTCTGTGCCTTTTTAAATTTAATACAATGAAAAAAATAAAATATTTAACCTTAGTAATTATAATCACATTTAATGCTTGCCAACAGGCTGATAACGAACTGGCCATCAAAAAAACTATTGATGATTTGCACAACGAAGCCATGGTGGTTAACGAAAAAGCTGTTAAAACTACATTTAAGCTAGATAGTCTATTGAAAGATAAACGCGAGCAAAACAATGCTGATACCATCGAATTAAAAAAATCGATACATCAGCTTAACTTGGCCGATGATAAAATGATGGATTGGATGCACAATTTCCAGCTCGATTTTAAAGGCACTAAAACGGAAGCGCTGAAATATTTTGAAGGCCAATTGGATAGCGTTAAGCAAGTGCAAATCCAATTAGAAAAAGCAATAGAGCAAGCAAAACCATTTATAAAACAATAATTAATTTTAGCCACAGATGCACAGATATTTTGCTTTTCTTAAGTAGGTACAATAGCTATCGAATTGATTTCATTATCAGTTTTGTATTGAAAATCTACATGTACATCGAGAAGAAAATCTGTGCATCTGTGGCATCAACACTTTTAACAACATGAAAACAACTTTAATAATCTGTATTTTTGCCCTAAGCTTTGGAGCATTATACGCAAACAGCTCAACAGAGCAAAACAGTAAAGCCAAAGTAGCCGATAGTGTAAAAATAGACCCTGTCTGCAAAATGAAAGTAAAAACATCTACTAACCTTAAAAGCACTTACCAAAAGCAAGAGTATGTGTTTTGCGGTAAAGGATGTAAATTGAAATTTGATAAAAACCCAGAACAATATTTAAAAAAATAGAGATGAAGAAGATATTAGGATATGCGGCCCTAGCTTGCTTAATTACGTTTGGTGCAGCTTGTACGCAAGAAAGAAAATTGCCTATTTACGGAGATAGAGAAGCGAAAATCATCAAAGATGCTAATGGCAACGAGAAAATAGATACCATCTACAAAACTATCCCCGATTTTAAGTTCTTAAACCAAGATAGTGTAGAGCTTACTCAAGATGTATTTAAGAACAAGGTTTACGTAGCCGATTTCTTTTTTACATCATGCAGTACCATTTGCCCGGTAATGCATCGCAACATGAAAACAATTTTTGATAAATACAAAGACAACAAAGATGTAATGTTTTTATCACACACCATCGATTTTAAATACGATAAACCTTCTGTATTGAAAAAATATGCACAAAAACTAGGTGTAGATGTACCGCAATGGCAATTTGTTTGGGGCGATAAAAAGGAAGTTTACAGCATTGCCGAAAAAGATTATCTAGTAGCGGTACAAGAAGATAGCAGTGCAACAGACGGTTACATACACCAAGGTTGGTTGGTTTTAATTGATAAGCACAAACGTATTAGAGGCGCTTATGATGGTACTAAACCCGAAGAAGTTGAGAAACTGAAAAATGATATGGATGTTTTATTAGCTGAAAAAGACTAACTAAGTGAAAAGTCAAAAGTTAAAAGTTAAAAGTGTTACACTGCGAAAAGTAGCCGTTTACTGCTTATTTTTTGGATCTATTACAATGGCTATTAATGCTTGCCAAAGTGCTAGCGAAATAGAAATGTCTAAATACATGTCTAATGGAAAGGATATTTACCAGGCCAGATGTCAAAATTGCCACGGAGAAAATGGCGAAGGCTTGGGAGAACTAGCGCCTCCTTTAACCGATACTATATTTTTAAAAATTAATAAGCAGAAATTGGCTTGTTATATTAAAAATGGAGTTAACGAACCTATGCAAATCAATGGTAAAAGTTATCATGAGAAAATGCCAGGTTTTAAGGATTTACATGACATAGATATTGCGCAAGTAACGGTGTACATTACCAATTCGTTTGGAAATAAGCAGGGAATGTATACTTACGAACAGGTAGCCAACGACTTGAAAAACTGCGATAGGTAAGCTTTTAAATCGAGTAAAATTTCACTTTATTTTAGCAGTAGCATCAAAAAAACAAGGGCTACATTTTTCAATGTGCCCTTGTTACCTTAAACCAAACCCACAATGGGCTATCAACATTGTATTATGAAACTACAATTTCTTTGTGCTCGTCTTTAGCTTGTTCTTTTTTACCAATGGTAATATTTAATATTCCATTTACATACTCCGCATTAATCTTTTCTGTATCAACAACTTCTGGCAAAACAAATGATCTTGCAAATGAGGTATATTCGAATTCTTTACGAGTATAATCTTTTTGCTCTTCTGTCTGCTCAGATTTTCTTTCGGCCCAAACAGAAAGATTGTCTTTTTTCAATTCTATCTTAAAATCGTCCTTATTTAACCCCGGTGCTGCCAATTCAATTTTATAATTATTAGGTGTTTCTAAAATATTAACATTTGGCATTTTACTTACTCCATAATTTTTATTTAATGCATCGCTAAACAATGAATCAAATACGTTGTTAAAGTATGGTGCTGTGTGTCTAGTTCTGTTGTTAAATTTTACTAAGCTCATTTTTATATCTCCTTATTATTTTATTT from Pedobacter sp. SL55 includes these protein-coding regions:
- a CDS encoding transporter, whose protein sequence is MNFKKIIITALIVSPLSLFACDICGCGVGSYYIGILPEYNKRFIGLRYQHKLLQTHLGPQGNVTPLTTDETYQSAELWGGWNLGKKFRVLAFVPYNFNERTSQASSGSKSGLGDIALMGYYNLFTKSKSFDSKLLVHSLWLGAGVKAPTGKYEPSERLAVTETPNNFQLGTASTDFTVNAAYDVRLNDLGVNLNANYKINTANQYEYRYGNKLTTNALMYYKFRLFHQLTFAPNVGILYETADKDIENNKYEVAVSGGHSASLVTGFELAMSKFSLGANYQTIVSQELAGKRAKAGNRLMVHFSVPF
- a CDS encoding YHS domain-containing protein; translated protein: MKTTLIICIFALSFGALYANSSTEQNSKAKVADSVKIDPVCKMKVKTSTNLKSTYQKQEYVFCGKGCKLKFDKNPEQYLKK
- a CDS encoding SCO family protein; translation: MKKILGYAALACLITFGAACTQERKLPIYGDREAKIIKDANGNEKIDTIYKTIPDFKFLNQDSVELTQDVFKNKVYVADFFFTSCSTICPVMHRNMKTIFDKYKDNKDVMFLSHTIDFKYDKPSVLKKYAQKLGVDVPQWQFVWGDKKEVYSIAEKDYLVAVQEDSSATDGYIHQGWLVLIDKHKRIRGAYDGTKPEEVEKLKNDMDVLLAEKD
- a CDS encoding c-type cytochrome — protein: MAINACQSASEIEMSKYMSNGKDIYQARCQNCHGENGEGLGELAPPLTDTIFLKINKQKLACYIKNGVNEPMQINGKSYHEKMPGFKDLHDIDIAQVTVYITNSFGNKQGMYTYEQVANDLKNCDR
- a CDS encoding Hsp20/alpha crystallin family protein translates to MSLVKFNNRTRHTAPYFNNVFDSLFSDALNKNYGVSKMPNVNILETPNNYKIELAAPGLNKDDFKIELKKDNLSVWAERKSEQTEEQKDYTRKEFEYTSFARSFVLPEVVDTEKINAEYVNGILNITIGKKEQAKDEHKEIVVS